From the Diospyros lotus cultivar Yz01 chromosome 13, ASM1463336v1, whole genome shotgun sequence genome, one window contains:
- the LOC127788617 gene encoding histone-lysine N-methyltransferase, H3 lysine-9 specific SUVH1-like — translation MDQGLDSESVHMSEPFDRSRILNAKPLRCLVPIFLSPPGPGMPSVSPPQSAPFMCAPPKGPLPPGLASFYPFFLPTEPQSLAADENLQTPFGVPNSAVPCGFKNSVQSPVPITSIRAPMPHASGAVNGDTGPSRHSRDRTAGIQTQPQGAVANEDGYSDSPNQSDQYLNSFNMHATDAVDTSRAGRRRGNYRKRTKSDQATHDVDIDLVANKFLTSFNLTGFDTIGQADGDSELVRYVLMIYNLLRRRISQIEDVKEATSGIARRPDLKSGTILMTKGIRTNSSKRVGAVPGVEVGDIFFFRMEMCLVGLHAPSMAGIDYMSLKVRQDEDPMAVSVVSSGGYEDDAEGEDVLIYSGQGGTNRKDKHTMDQKLERGNLALEKSLRRGNEVRVIRGMKDMVSQTGKIYLYDGLYKVQDSWIEKGKSGCSVFKYKLARAPGQSEAFRMWKTIQQWKEGMTSRVGVILPDLTSGAENLPVSLVNDVDDEKGPDYFTYFPCLKYSKPVLSLQSSSRCTCKDGCQTGVNCSCIQKNGGALPYTSLGVLLSYKSLIYECGASCMCPPTCRNRISHTGFKVHLEVFRTKNRGWGLRSLDPIRSGNFICEFAGEVVTKSMGGEFLIENEDNYIFDATRTHEPRELMPANSDESPKIPFPLVISAKTGGNVARFINHSCTPNVYWQPVIRESNNGSYVHIAFFAINHIPPMKELTYDYGIVQSGKAEQRKKKCLCGSSKCRGHFY, via the coding sequence atgGACCAAGGTTTGGATTCGGAGTCTGTTCATATGTCTGAGCCCTTTGACAGGTCCAGGATTTTGAATGCTAAGCCCTTACGATGTCTTGTTCCAATCTTTCTATCGCCCCCCGGCCCTGGCATGCCCTCAGTTTCACCTCCTCAATCTGCTCCCTTTATGTGTGCCCCCCCAAAGGGTCCTTTACCACCTGGGCTTGCTTCATTTTATCCATTTTTCCTTCCAACTGAACCCCAAAGTTTGGCAGCTGATGAAAACCTGCAAACTCCATTTGGTGTACCCAATTCTGCAGTGCCTTGTGGGTTTAAGAATTCAGTACAGTCACCTGTTCCCATAACTTCAATTAGAGCACCGATGCCTCATGCATCTGGAGCTGTAAATGGAGACACTGGGCCATCTAGGCATTCAAGAGATCGCACAGCTGGTATTCAGACACAACCCCAAGGTGCAGTTGCAAATGAAGATGGCTATAGTGATTCCCCAAATCAAAGTGATCAATATTTGAACAGTTTCAATATGCATGCTACTGATGCAGTGGACACCAGCAGGGCAGGAAGGAGAAGGGGGAATTACCGGAAAAGGACTAAGAGTGACCAAGCCACTCATGATGTTGATATTGACTTGGTagcaaataaatttttaacatcattcaaTCTTACGGGATTTGATACAATTGGACAAGCTGATGGTGATAGTGAGTTGGTCAGGTATGTACTTATGATATATAATCTGCTGAGGAGGAGGATTTCTCAAATTGAAGATGTAAAAGAGGCAACTTCTGGGATTGCGAGACGCCCGGACTTAAAGTCTGGGACAATTTTGATGACTAAAGGGATTCGAACAAACAGCTCAAAGAGGGTTGGAGCAGTTCCCGGGGTTGAAGTTGgggatattttctttttcaggaTGGAAATGTGCTTGGTGGGTTTGCATGCACCGTCAATGGCTGGAATTGATTATATGAGTCTCAAGGTTCGTCAAGATGAAGACCCTATGGCTGTTAGTGTCGTTTCATCTGGAGGATATGAGGATGATGCTGAGGGTGAGGATGTTTTAATTTACAGTGGCCAAGGTGGGACTAACAGGAAAGATAAACACACAATGGATCAGAAACTTGAAAGGGGTAATCTTGCTCTGGAGAAGAGCTTGCGTCGGGGTAACGAGGTAAGAGTGATTCGGGGTATGAAGGATATGGTGAGTCAAACTGGGAAGATATATCTCTATGATGGCCTCTACAAAGTCCAGGATTCATGGATTGAGAAAGGGAAGTCTGGTTGCAGTGTGTTTAAGTATAAATTGGCTAGAGCTCCTGGCCAGTCTGAAGCATTTAGAATGTGGAAAACAATTCAGCAATGGAAGGAAGGCATGACTTCTAGGGTTGGGGTTATCCTCCCAGACCTTACTTCAGGTGCAGAAAACTTGCCTGTTTCTCTTGTGAATGATGTAGATGATGAAAAGGGACCTGATTATTTCACGTATTTTCCCTGTCTCAAGTATTCAAAACCAGTTCTTTCACTGCAATCGTCTTCAAGATGTACTTGCAAGGATGGATGTCAAACTGGTGTAAACTGCTCTTGCATTCAAAAAAATGGAGGGGCTCTCCCATATACTTCTCTAGGGGTCCTTCTGAGTTATAAATCCTTAATTTATGAGTGTGGTGCTTCCTGCATGTGTCCTCCTACCTGCCGGAACCGAATATCCCATACAGGTTTCAAGGTCCATCTTGAGGTGTTCAGGACAAAGAATAGAGGTTGGGGTCTGAGGTCTTTGGATCCTATCCGTTCAGGAAATTTTATCTGTGAGTTTGCAGGAGAAGTTGTCACAAAATCTATGGGAGGGGAGTTTCTGATTGAAAATGAGGATAACTACATTTTTGATGCAACTCGCACCCATGAACCACGAGAGCTTATGCCAGCAAATTCTGATGAATCTCCAAAAATCCCTTTCCCCCTTGTTATAAGTGCAAAAACTGGGGGCAACGTCGCTCGATTTATAAATCACAGTTGCACTCCAAATGTCTATTGGCAGCCTGTTATCCGAGAAAGCAATAATGGCTCTTATGTCCATATTGCTTTCTTTGCAATTAATCATATTCCTCCTATGAAAGAGTTGACATATGATTATGGGATTGTTCAGTCTGGCAAAGCGGagcagagaaagaaaaaatgccTATGTGGATCATCAAAGTGCAGGGgtcatttttattaa